The sequence below is a genomic window from Xyrauchen texanus isolate HMW12.3.18 chromosome 46, RBS_HiC_50CHRs, whole genome shotgun sequence.
TCAGATCCCTATTTATCTCTGTTGAACTAACAAGCTTCTCCACTCGAGCATGGGTTGTCTCCTTCTGAGATCTTGATGGGACGCAAATTACGCATTAACCTGCCGTATTCAACAAAACCTTGAAACAAAAGCATCTAAATAGGAGACAAAAAGCTAACTTTTGTAGGACATCCAAAAGATTTAAACCGCTTTCTAGTAATGACACAGTGAGACTTGAGGATTTCAACACCTGGAGCAGGAAGGCCACAGCCTTGGAGGACATAAACCCAAGGTCTTACACCATCAGAACTCAGGATGGTCAAACCCTGAGGAATCGAAGGAGTCTCCTGCAAACACAAGAGACAGTGCTAGTAGAAACATCTGCAGATAACACAGACCATAGTGCATCATCATCTGAAACATCACCAGTGCTGGACAGTAAAGGGCCAACTGAAGAGATGATATTGTACTGTAAAGCCTCCTGAAAGACTTAAACTATAAAGGGtacttaaaaaaatttacatgggaatttgagcatttaaaaaaagaaaaagaaaataacattttaaattgttacTTGTTATCGAGACATGGGTacaggtttcattttaaggcctgtgcagacctctaaaGTGTGCTGCCCTCCCGAAATCCACAGGGCCCTCAGTTTTCCCAATGtaaatctgtggtcaaatatggtaATGCAACGAGCCCTCATTGAGACCCATTGGGGCAGAAATTAATCTGCCCATACGTAGTGCCAAACAAAGGTAACATAAGTATTAGTGTGACAGATGGCGAGCACCAGGGACGTGAAtagacattttggggggcagggaCTCAATGGGGAAAAAACATGAGTCAGCAGATGGAATCTTCACGGAAgtgagaagactctccgctcccctgcagtgttccagCGAACTTCTCTCCCCCTCGCCGCTTCGCTGCTGAACGgacaggtgtagagtatcctttaaaaagcaattgtatttgtgtgatatatatatatatatatatatatatatatatatatatgtttatataaaagagtcacttacgtgtgtgcatctttttcaagatgttgttccataagtgttccttgtgcgagatgGTTCCAGCAGTCCGGACGCTGTCAAACAGCAGCATCCCTCTcaattcttccccgaagttcacaaCGAACTATTGAAGTCCTGGCACGCGACCTTATATGGCACGCTCACGCAGTGACGCCATCCTATTTAATGTGGATCACAGGAAAGAAAACGGTTATGCCGAAATATAccctaacgggtatttcagaatgggtgtaAAAACGATCAAACATGGTTATACAATACAATTTTGCACACCGGCCAACCCGTTTCAACGGTGCTCAGTCTTCCACGGGTTTGTCCGTAGACacgccagtgttacgagccgaaatacagtCTCATCGTGAAAAACGCAATaaagattgtgccaaattgtcaagcacaaaaattattttacagccgttattttcttgttacaAACAAAGATGGCGGGCTTTGGACAAGACATTTAAATCGCTCACTTATAAAAcgcctattcaaaatgattactgcGAAATGGATCTTATTGCACATATGCCCACACAATTGGATTacgttgatagatctgaaggatgtgtactttcatatccaaattgtacaacatcacaggatgtttttgagatttgcgTTCAAGGGAACAGCGCATCAATTCAAAGTCCGGCCCTTCGGACTGTCTTTGGCAACTTGAACATTCACAAAGCGCATCGGTGTGGTTCTCACCACTTTGAGACTGAACGGCGTATGCGCCAAGGACGCATATGCATTACTCTATCCCGctgtatagctgctttagcaCCACGGATAGCTCCTGCATTTTATCAGCGAGGTGTCGCACTGGGGAAAGTGTCacgcagtgcctaaagccatcggctgtatttctagccttaaaggcttttcagtcagaaattgCAAATTGTCATCTCCTGGTTAGCGCAGACAGCATGATAGTTGGCGTGTTTTGCCTCtgtggagaatacccactgtcGCCTCTGGTACTCaaagtcccaagttgtcaggcagaATGTGGTGACCACGGATGCATCCAACACAAGTTGGGGGGGCCGGTGTGCGATGGTCGCtcaacttttggcacctggacaggtgcgaggagggcgtggcacatcaaccacttagagctatcggctgtaattccagccttaaaggctttcattcagaaatagtgagctgtcgtgtcctggtttgctcagtcaacatgacagttgtggcataaatAAACAGCCAAGGTGGAATTCATTCACCTCCACTGTCGAGAATGACGCATCACcacctcctatggagcgagcataATCTCTCTTTGAGAGTGACATGTCAGAGGCCACCTGAATTACGGCGCGGACCACGGTCACGCTGAGGTGTGATACTGGGCAAATGGAGACatcatcctcaaactatactgaggatttgggaaatattcagcaaagcagaaatcaatctatttacccactgtcccctctgttatTCAAAGCCCCAAGCCCCACTGGgaagggatgcaatggcacaTAAATGGCCGGCTAAACGCAAATATTCATTTCCTCCAGTATGCCTGgtccactctgtcatatgcaaaatccgagaggacaaggaaacggttctattagttgcaccgaaatgaccaaccagccatggtttccggaaatgatggagatgctgtacagctcaccatgggaatTACCACTGATGAGGGATCTTCTCTCTCATGCGCAAGGCATCACAGCCCCAGCTGTGCAACCTGCATATGTGGCCCTTGAATGGAGCACACTACATGTGccagaactgacgtgttcagGCATGAAcacattttacaagccagagcaccatccacaagacgactctatgcactaaaatagaaggtgttcactgattggtgtctctcacacagcaaggacccagtaaactgccccatacatgaaattataATATTTCCTCAAGAgtgattagacgcaggactcaaagtgtacgtggcaaATATATCTGCGTATCATGCACATGAAACCGACACCTTTATAGggaagcatgatttaatcataaagttccgtaaaggagcaagacgattaaacccaagACTTGGGACTTAACTATAGTCCTAAATGCTCTagcagccccccccccccacctccccttcgagcctttggactttgttgatttgcgcatgctctccattaagaccacactactgctggctctggcctcagtataACGGGAAGGTGACATGCATGCATTATCTGTCGACAATTCATGTCGAGTTTGGCCCTggcctttcaagagccactgtcaaacccaggaaaggctatgtacccaaggtccaGACCACtcttcaaagcgcaggtggttcacatccagaccttcttccctcctccatttaattcagatgaggaacaatcattgcattatTTATGCCCTCTGCGGGGGCTACACGCATACGTTGAGCGCACccaccagttcagactgtctgatcagctctttatatgctacggaggatgcacaaaaggaatgtccgtctctaagcaaagagagggagggagggagggcatcGGAACTCGACaaaatatatgcatttataaaaatcAAAAAAGGCACCCCAGAAAAAAAGGGCATTTCTctagaggaagaaaaagggcaggtgctcaagccccatttgatgtctatgtgtgcacgtgctgtagtatatttttatcaagttaagtatacattaatcaggtgtaatcaatgtaaacattgttgatttgtaccacagttatgtctgacgggcaaacatgcagtttactgtgtgtgtgtaaaggcctgtggacgtgatgGAATGAGTGCTCAACATATATGTGACTATTTGaaggtgtgtgcagaaacagGAATAGATTTACATGTGTGCTCGCATGACCACTGGGAGAATTTATGTCCTCCAAAGGTGGTTCCTGTTCACTTCTAAAAATGGTCAGATCAGAGTCAAAGAAgaggatgatagataatgcatgtttaaaaaattgtaagccccaccttgtttgaggagatatatttaagtgaacaaaacccagagatgctttagttgttgttgtggttgtactgcaggcaactcggctttatggtatgataataaagtccattcttctgaaatcaaaaccccaaagatgttgagtgatttttcacaaaattggcagaaactactaTAGTGccagtatgtatttatttattttctgcattacagtaatgatatatatttatttatttttttgcattactgtaatgcaacaaATGTCATTATAATTACtgcaataataattcaaatatctgGTTATAATTTAAATCAGCCTAAATTAAACATAGTACAAAATAAAATGGtgtataaataatttacaattgaAATTATACCccttttttttgcatttcagttatgatattttttttgtggattacagtaaattagattttattttttattattgttttcttcatatttatattactggaatgAAAATTATGAATTGGATGTTGAAATGACAAGGATGCAGTATGGTTTGTCTCTATTGTTAATTTGAGTTCTGTCATTTTAGAAATGAAACTACAGCGTGACAGTTGTGTCCACTCGTACAGACCGTCAGTCATTCCTTCTGGAGAATACCACATTGACCTGAACTGATAAAACAAACATGACTtttaatgaatgcatgtttttacaattgtatttacttCCAACAGTCCAATCTCCTTCaaatggacacatttttttttttcaaacaataatttaaaagcaTATCTTGGCACACTACATACAGGTATGTACATGCATTAGTGTACAAGATAGTCCATTCATGAATGGTgccatgtacaggtgaaactcgaaaaattagaatatcgtgcaaaagttcattaatttcagtaattcaacttaaaaagtgaaactaatatattatatagactcattacaagcaaagaaagatatttcaagcctttatttgatataattttgatgattatggcttacagcttatgaaaaccccaaattcagaatctcagaaaattagaatattacatgaaatcaataaaaaaaaaggattttaaatacagaaatgtcggccctctgaaaagtataatcatgcatatgtactcagtacttggtttgggccccttttgcattaattactgcctcaatgcggcgtggcatggatgctatcagcctgtggcactgctgaggtgttatggaagaccaagatgcatcaatagcggccttcagctcttctgcattgtttggtctcatgtctctcatctttctcttggcaatgccccatagattctctatggggttcaggtcaggcgagattgctggccaatcaagcacagtaataccaatggtcattgaaccaggttttggtacttttggcagtgtgggcaggtgccaagtcctgctggaaaatgaagtcagcatctccataaagcttgtctgctgaaggaagcatgaagtgctctaaaatgtcccggtagacggctgcgttgactctggacttaataaagcacagtggaccaacaccagccgatgacatggctccccaagccaacacagactgtggaaacttcacactggacttcaagcatcttggattgtgtgcctctccattcttcctccagactctgggaccttggtttccaaatgagatgcaaaatttgttctcatcagaaaagaggactttggaccattgagcaacagaccagttctttttttctttagcccaggtaagacgtttgacatttgaagcccatgtccaggacccgtctgtgtgtggtggctcttgatgcagtaactccagcctcagtccactccttgtgaagctcccccacacatttgaatggccttttcctgacaatcctctccaggctacggtcatccctgctgcttgtgcacctttttcttccacacttttcccttccactaaactttctattaatgtgcttcgatacagcactttgagaacatccaacttcttttgcaattaccttttgaggctttcccttcttgtggagggtgtccatgatggttttctgcacaactgtcaggtcagcagtcttccccatgactgcgaattcaactgaaccagactgagagaccatttaaaggctcagaaaCCCTTTGCacgtgttttggattaattagctgattagagtgtgacactttgagcctacaatactgaaccttttcacaatattctaattttctgagattctgaatttggggttttcataagctgtaagccataatcatcaaaattatatcaaataaaggcttgaaatatcttactttgcttgtaatgagtctatataatatattagtttcaccttttaagttgaattactgaaattaatgaacttttgcacgatattctaatttttcgagtttcacctgtataatatacactcactggccactttattaggtacatgtacatctacttattaatgtgattatctaatcagaaaattgtgtggcagcagtgcagtgcataaaatcatgcagatgcaggtaaggagcttcagttaatgttcacatcaaccatcagaattgggaaaaaatgtgatctcagttatttagaccatggcatgatagtTAGCGCCAtacgggttggtttgagtatttctgtaactgttgttctactgggattttcatgcacaacagtctttaataagtttaatcagaatggtgccaaaaacatccagtgaggggcagtacagtggatggaaatgccatgttgatgagagaggtcaacggagaatggccagactggttcaagctgacaaaggctatggtaactcagataacccctctgtagtgagcagaatataatctcagaatgcacaatacatcgaaccttgaggcgaatgagctacaacagcagaagaccaattcggcactttattaggaccatagtgatgttaaagttctcagtgagtgtagataCAAATTTGAACTGCAAACTTATAACCTAAAGTTCACATCTTGATTTTGTCTacttaaaatatttctgcctgaTATTTCTTTGCAAACATATACACAGCATATTTAGAGACTTTCCGAGTTAAATAAAACACAGCCTTAGCTTCTATAATACAACTGCAATACTTTGAGAaggcacaaaatgattgacaggaagAAAGCATCAGAAACCGTGGctcgcggacacatttttgtttgccgttTATAGATTCTAGTGCGgtcagagacaggtgagatatcaCACGACACCTTTTTCATAACtgatttttgcatacctttccataaaataaaaatatggcttacagcacttttaagaaatcagtaggttgatttccctgaacaGTGTAAACACAGTGTTTATTTGAGCCTCCCGACCAGCACAAACCATTAACATTGGCTAaactatttgaaaaatatttttgggatGGGACTGTCTGTTTTACAACCAATGGCAGAGTCtttgagaaacctgtttgaaaactttcaatttaaaaagtgatcatccctatgcccttcTCACTTCAAGGGACAGAGCCCTTGAAATGGTAACTGAAGGTAATGAAGGGCCCTTTATGAAaagataattttattattttagctgGGAACAGCCCTTTGAGTGGCATCCCATTCCCAAATTGCCCTCCAAGGATGGAATGCTGTTTGGAAATCACCCAGTGATTATTCATGCTGTTCAGTGgagctagtggtgcagaaattaccaACAGAAAAATGTCAACAAAGGTTTTATCTTCATCTGTATAAACATGTGTACACACTTCAACTACAGCCATCATAAGCAGCATTCACACAATTTTTAGGtctatttatttacaatattatCTAATGTCAGTAGGGTTCAAGAGTAATTTGTACAATATCTTACAGTACAAGAACACATGTGTGATGACTTTGGTGACTGAGGCAGCAGAACAGTCTCATATTTTGCTTCGTTTGGACTGGCTTTGAGCTGCAGGACCAGCGCGTTTGTTTCGGTGGTGAGGAAATGTGGGCATGAGTTCTGGTTCACAGGCTGCAAAATGACACATCAGAATAATCATGCTTAAAACTATCAAAATGTCTCACAATACAAGATTAAATGAGCCTGTTACTTACGCAAGGGTTTTTCCTTAAAGTAAGAACTTTCTAAACATTCTGTAGCTGTGGCTCTGTAAGAAACAATGGAAACCTATAAACTGCTGATCATGTGAACAATCGACAGAAAAATTTGATAAAATTTcttggatgaatgaatgaactgCCGGGAGTGAAAACCATAAATAGACATAAATTAAACTCTTTAACCTTACATGAACAATGAAATGTGTGAATTATTTTACCTGCGCTGTGGGTTGAACATGAACAGAAGGTTGAGCAGTCTCAGACCAGCTTCTGATAACCAGGTGAACTTGTTCTTTAAGTTGTTGTAGGGCTGCTTCCTCAGACTGTATTGCCCGACCAATGGCAGACGCAAGAAtccctacaaaacaaaaacatttcagtgtCTCTCACCCCCTTTTGTCTTCTGTACATTCTCAAAGGTCTTTGTCCATGTGTGATATTGCAGTGATTGTGAGGGTCAGTACCGGCCAGATGTTTTCATTCGGTGTTCCCAGGAGCTGTATGATCAGGTCTAGCTGCTGGATCTCTGAGGCTCCAGCCAGAAGAGGTTTATGAGCCAGAAGTTCAGCAAAGATGCAGCCAACAGCCCTACAAGAGGAAAAACAGAGAATATTACTGTATAACATTTCAACTAGACATCTTTTCAAGCTTTGATATCTTGATTGGTCCTGTCTTATCAACTAGGGATGTGCAACACTACTATCTTTTCAAAAATGGACtagtcatgtttatttgtatagcactttttacaataGACATTGTTtcatagcagctttacagaaggtcATGCCTGATTGGGTAGTCATTGTGTTGTCTAAACAATTAGTCAACAAGTCTGTCTTAAATGTGCTGTATGCATAATATTGTATGGAATGCTATGCAAAACTAACACAAAGTAAAATGTGGCCACAGTAGGATTCTTTGtgtagccaatcagaagactctttaagttcttcttcgttcaggggtaaaaagaagttctaaataGCTGAGAAATTGTATACTTTTTGCAAACATTCTGACACAAGCCATACCGCTGTGGGAggtgtttagaagtacatttaaatatgaggatgctacatgtaaaaccATGAAAATGTGTAATCAAAGACTTTTTGCCTCATTCTTTGAGAAGACACAGTCAgtaaaataagctgttttaaccactcaatgatgatttcaaGTAATACATGTAGTagataatgtttaatttgtctattTTACATTGTGAATTCATGACACCAATGTGCTTGAACGCTATACGTGGCAATAATATGcaccgattacactctgttattgtaactTGTGATGACACTgacactactgcaaagatggatttaaaaaaaaaaaagaaaaaataaagtgtGTTCATATTCATAAtatagacaaaagaatgatgatagaggCATCTCTTTACTATGggaagatgtgtgaatggctttcactgcagatggcatatgagtgaatgggcacttatgagtatttgattccttttgtagactaataaaacaaaacaaaaatcacatgacatgttaTTATAAAATGTCTCTGCGAACGATCGTATtgatgtaggtacatttgcatGCTAATAAATCAGCacgccggtgtgttcatgttgaatacTGACTGAGCAATGTAAACAAAGTAGTAGGTTGAGCTTCGGGTCACACCTACattgatgtggaccaatggcagtaagaaggcgTTTAGCAGCTGGTTAGAAGTTTTGCTAAAATTCGCCAAGGCAAGACAttacgaaccaccgaaacaaatgcaaaaacacagtCTTTGTCAATACCGCTGTTCAGACTTGACATTAATTTGCAAGCAAACCCATAAGTCTAATCCACCATGGGTTCTCTCTGGAGTTTTTGAatttatgtgtaaaataaggtATGTGGTACACACTTGATGAaacatggatgttttgttctacaacataaattacacacagtcataacaaaaatgtgaattttgaagccgtattgaattacatatttttttgttgttttttttttttaacatgacaagcttcaaaattcacatttgaggtatgactgtgtaatttattttgtaaaacaaaacgtccacgtatcgtcaagtaatgtgtACTTATTCTTTTCATTAGTTCAAAAACCCAAATTTTACTGGAGAATTAATCCCCATGATAATAAGGCTCATACCTAAGGTTGGATACCTACTGTAGTACCTTAATTGCACAAAACTTTTAAAGTCTTCACAAAAAACAGAAACTTTTGGATTATGTATAATAATGGGAACATTGCTCGCAGCTGATGACTTGAAGTCTGACAGTAACTGTCTCGAAATCTATTTCTGAAATCTATTAGTGAATTTGAAAAAAAGGGGTATTTTCAATTATTAGCAGCAGTGTTTTAAAAGAGATTCATTTTACCATGCTTAAGAGATCGGTTGTTGGACGACATCCCTAATAGTAGTATTATTCGTTAATCTAGCATTACACGTCCGGTTCTCACCACATGTCCAGGGCAGCGGTCTGTGTCTTGGTCCCTAGGAGGAGTTCTGGAGCTCGATACCTGTGATAAAAAACAGTGTGACTGATGGAAAGAGGGATTTGGTGGATTAAACTGGATCAAAAAGACTAATCAGTATGAAGTCCATATGCTTACCACAGTGTCACTACTCGAGGAGTCATGGGCTGTTTTGGGACACCATAAACGCGCGCCAGACCAAAGTCAGCTGAGGAGAAACCATCACACAAACTTTTTCTTAAAGTAAAGGTCATATTTTAAGACAATTTGTTTTTCCATGTTGTATTAGTAACGACatctcaaaaatattattttattatatatatatatatatatatatatatatatatatatatatatacacacacacacacacttgtattacagtaattagaATTTGTGGGAAATGTGCTTTatatgacaataatattacaatgcaaaaaaatatatataattttgattttggagtgaaatgtgacctggatatGTTctcgtgagattcacccatattAGATTTTATGAACTGGGTTGTAGTTTATTTCTAATCACTCACCTATCTTAACACAGCCCTTGTCTGTCATCAGTAGATTGGAAACCTTCAAATCCCTTTAAGAAAACGACCAGTTTAATATGAGCAATGAGGAAAAAACATCACTAAAAATTCACAAATATCCTTATTGAACCATCAATATAATACTCAGTCAGATCATTATGCAGGTATCTTTACAAAAATCAATATTTAGTTGAAGAAATTGAAATGCGAtgaaactttgaggcgtcacacaTTATGAACACACACTGACCTGTGAAGAATGAAgttgtgatgtaaatatgccagTCCTTTAAGCAGCTGCAGAACTATACACTTCACCTGAGGAAATAAAGAAAATTACTCTGTAGTATTCGCAGGTGCAGATGGATTAGACAAAATATAAAGGTACTATATCTGTTAGTGAAACGATGCACTTCATAAAATGAAAATTTATatcctttatatttttataaaaaaaatattattattatatcatgaTACTGATTATTCTAACATTCTGTTCATTTGAAGTACTGCAGAGAGGTGTGCATATTTAGACATAGGCTGGTTCATTCATGAAATGCACCTGAGCTTCAGAGAATGGTGACTGCATGTTCTCCAGCAGACTAGCCAGGTCCTGCTCACAGTAACTCATCACCAGAAAAAGGCTGATGGGAAAATAATAAAGGTCTTATGGATTAAGCCTGTGTGGATTGGTTCTTAtttataaatatcaatatatgCTTTAGTCACCTCTCCAAATGGCTTCCCACCACCACCTCCTTCAGCTCTACAATGTTTGGGTGTCTCAATCGCAGCAGAAGGTTAATTTCCCTCAAACTACTGATGGGAATCcctaaacataaagaaaaacacTATAACTACCATACAATGTTTCTGTTTTAAGCTCTTCTACAGTGGATGACGGGtgtacaacacaaccaaattagcaaagcaaataaaagctgaaaacaacgGAAGCACAACAGCACAATGGAAACAAGCCATGacatgttccatggaagaaataaagtattTTCTGAACAGAAAGTTAGGTTGTTTTTTTGGCTGAATTATTAAACTGACCATCCTTCTCTTTATCCATTCGCACTTTCTTCAGTGCAACAATTTCATTTGTCCTTGTGTCCCGTGCTCGATCTGTAAAAGCACAAATCAATGAATCGAGTAAGAAATTGAAATCTTAACAGACAGCAGCACACAGCTTTTCAATTATGATGatcttcataaataatatttgatatGATCATTTTACAGGAGTCCAAAGTATGAAaccacaattaaaatgtttaaagaaatgtatttgtcTCTCTTTTGCTTTGATGACAGCATGCACTGGAGCGGACATGAACAAAACCTGAAGATCACGTTATCCAGTGTGatctgagaatgttccaaagagcatcttgtgtgctttaatggaagcaaATAAATGCCCTTTTGTGCAACGGTTAGAATGCAAAATGTCACAAATTTCCTTATTTAATTAGTGTCCCAGAAATAGTACAGAATCTGAAATATCTCCTAAACATTTTATTCcataaagtttatttaaattttttacaaaaatttaGTTGTTTCCATGAATAAATTAGATGTTGTATCCCAGATTTTAAAGGTGGTCTCAGACCTTTGGACGTCACTGTATATGATCATTATAAATGATATAGTAGGTTATGCTGGTGAGACTCACACACTATTCCATATGTTCCTTCTCCAATTCGATTCATCTTCTCAAACTCCTTTACATTCCTGCATTTCCCCAACTACACAGACACAAAACAAATACTGCAACACAGATACGACATAGGCTCGATCTCGTTTTACACAATTTGTTGTCTGTAGGCCTAGTTCATTATTAAAAGGAAAGATGTTTCGAACGGATGTAAGTGTGTGACTGTAATATGTGAATATAGTTTCTATAGAAAGATAGTGTGTTTCCAGAGACTATGGTGTTTCTTACCCGTTCAGTGTGAGGAATTATAAACGTCGTGTCGGTTTTTAGAGATTTCAGCTTTAAAGGCTCTAGATCTGTTTCTGCTGTGTACTCCATCTTCAATCCCACAGATCCGTCCAGAGCAACGATTAATGACAACAaatatgtttaattaaacatacataacattttaatgttgcattactgtatgtTCACCattaaaatagagagagagaacgagtaGACCAAAAGCAAGAGGTTTTCACTCCGTGAAAGTTTACAGTTGTTCATAAGGACGACCATAGACATTGCCAGCCCCTATTGTCTATGAGGACGACTGTCAGCTTCATGTAGTAGACGAGACctttattcacgct
It includes:
- the LOC127638352 gene encoding cyclin-dependent kinase 10-like — encoded protein: MEYTAETDLEPLKLKSLKTDTTFIIPHTERLGKCRNVKEFEKMNRIGEGTYGIVYRARDTRTNEIVALKKVRMDKEKDGIPISSLREINLLLRLRHPNIVELKEVVVGSHLESLFLVMSYCEQDLASLLENMQSPFSEAQVKCIVLQLLKGLAYLHHNFILHRDLKVSNLLMTDKGCVKIADFGLARVYGVPKQPMTPRVVTLWYRAPELLLGTKTQTAALDMWAVGCIFAELLAHKPLLAGASEIQQLDLIIQLLGTPNENIWPGFLRLPLVGQYSLRKQPYNNLKNKFTWLSEAGLRLLNLLFMFNPQRRATATECLESSYFKEKPLPCEPELMPTFPHHRNKRAGPAAQSQSKRSKI